A single Elaeis guineensis isolate ETL-2024a chromosome 15, EG11, whole genome shotgun sequence DNA region contains:
- the LOC105033926 gene encoding UPF0481 protein At3g47200-like gives MEGKARSYYSEDVSMGSQKFLEMLLMDGCFILHSLKQSAEFPLDEIIIDLLRLENQIPFFVLDKLSRCVDPPQDIIQLALHSFGNLRTLGSRYLDIRPDIGQVRHLLHLFRLSLDPAEVMPIHPIVIPDTIGPSPRQVPSATLLQDQSALQFKKGTADSFLDIRFRNGLQLSDGLNTLFHNLIAFEQCYPEIDPCVTTFVAFMDCLINDESDVNLLERSGVLLNSLPNDGDAVFFFRKMSSRSEFRYSGYLNRVLGDLYKYRNSKWKIFWKRFWNRLYDVLRLNYFSNVWAFLSVVAAILLLIFSFIQAFYSSHCLRTYGHLKLAAMADNTREIELRRMEELLRQSTKDTIQRIETIEGALSIMEDMMLQLSWQ, from the exons ATGGAAGGAAAGGCCCGCAGCTACTACTCGGAAGACGTGTCCATGGGTAGCCAAAAATTCTTAGAGATGTTACTGATGGATGGCTGCTTCATTTTGCATTCTCTCAAGCAATCCGCAGAATTTCCGTTAGACGAAATCATTATTGACTTGCTGAGGCTCGAGAACCAGATCCCTTTCTTCGTGTTGGACAAACTGAGCAGGTGCGTCGATCCTCCTCAAGATATCATTCAACTTGCCCTGCATTCCTTTGGTAATCTCCGTACATTGGGCAGTCGATATCTCGATATCCGCCCAGATATAGGGCAAGTCCGCCATCTGTTGCACCTATTTCGCTTGTCCTTGGATCCTGCTGAGGTCATGCCCATACATCCAATCGTGATACCAGACACCATCGGACCAAGTCCAAGACAAGTTCCTAGCGCGACATTGCTCCAGGATCAATCTGCTCTACAGTTCAAGAAGGGTACTGCGGATAGCTTCCTGGACATAAGATTCCGCAACGGGTTGCAACTCAGTGATGGGCTCAACACACTCTTCCACAATCTCATCGCCTTTGAGCAATGTTACCCCGAAATCGACCCTTGCGTCACAACCTTTGTAGCATTCATGGATTGCCTGATAAACGACGAAAGTGATGTGAATCTGCTTGAAAGGAGTGGGGTTTTGTTGAACAGCCTGCCCAACGACGGGGATGCGGTCTTTTTCTTCAGAAAGATGAGTTCAAGGTCTGAATTTCGTTACTCGGGATATTTGAATCGCGTACTTGGGGACTTGTATAAATATCGGAACAGCAAATGGAAAATATTCTGGAAAAGGTTCTGGAATAGGTTGTATGATGTTCTAAGgctcaattatttctccaatgtATGGGCGTTCCTCTCGGTGGTGGCTGCTATTCTCCTCCTCATTTTCAGCTTTATACAGGCCTTCTATTCT agccactgtcTTCGCACCTATGGGCATCTCAAGCTAGCAGCAATGGCGGATAACACCAGAGAGATTGAGTTGCGCCGTATGGAGGAGTTGCTGCGGCAGTCCACAAAGGACACAATTCAGAGGATTGAAACCATTGAAGGAGCTTTGAGCATAATGGAGGACATGATGCTGCAATTATCGTGGCAGTAG